One window from the genome of Methanofastidiosum sp. encodes:
- a CDS encoding LemA family protein: MDTLTLVILGLVAIIVIYFIAAYNGFIALINRSKEAWSDIDVQLKRRYDLVPNLVETVKGYATHERELLEKVAEARSRAMQAGNNVKEKSEAENVLSGTLKSLFAVSENYPDLKASTNFLELQRELTDTEDKIQAARRFYNGNVRDLNIKIESFPSNILASIFSFKKMDLFEIENKEEREAVQVKL; the protein is encoded by the coding sequence ATGGATACATTAACATTAGTTATTTTAGGATTAGTAGCAATAATTGTAATATATTTTATTGCTGCATATAATGGCTTTATAGCTTTAATCAATAGATCAAAAGAAGCCTGGTCTGATATAGACGTTCAATTAAAAAGAAGATATGATTTAGTACCTAATTTAGTTGAAACAGTAAAAGGATATGCAACTCATGAAAGAGAACTTTTAGAAAAAGTTGCAGAGGCTAGATCAAGAGCTATGCAAGCAGGAAATAATGTAAAAGAGAAAAGTGAAGCAGAAAATGTCTTATCTGGAACATTGAAATCATTATTCGCAGTTTCAGAAAATTATCCAGACTTAAAAGCTTCTACTAATTTTTTAGAACTTCAAAGAGAGTTAACTGACACAGAAGATAAGATTCAGGCGGCTAGAAGATTTTATAATGGAAACGTAAGAGATTTAAATATAAAAATAGAATCATTTCCTTCAAATATTTTAGCAAGTATATTTAGTTTTAAGAAAATGGACTTATTTGAGATTGAAAATAAAGAAGAAAGGGAAGCGGTTCAAGTTAAATTATAA